One Lucilia cuprina isolate Lc7/37 chromosome 4, ASM2204524v1, whole genome shotgun sequence DNA segment encodes these proteins:
- the LOC111684871 gene encoding E3 SUMO-protein ligase RanBP2, translating to MEKLNKENSITVQGVMTPVPAALGSARAGYQSSKSSVCNVTPVSLAKRHLRSFTIAKLYYKVNEFATAEQYLCSYLSVKEDNDQAHKLLGQCYQRLKKPDKALQSFQRSLQLNPKQSDVLAEVCQLLLDDKNLNSNKAKYWCELAESEKVQNEAVFSLRLKLMNKDNLGTNQVEELIQKEISARPNDVQLRVRLVRNYVEKNQILDAFKYVHQLEMSHKDEFVTSSEWYNVVWLVLNKYEQMPNTKKDWDFWLLLAICLERQVHISFSLTAGTSLIGGGVTETANLLFNLDQYLFKISQLSEKFCAQKELVELFLEHYRGQLLLHATALIFKRELLQNKNKWKETTRAVLPLLMLAYQIEAPDTKEPWMKHCDEQSKQLIALWQREGSFRCAQMGRTLLSCINDDPAVNKENAHNINNLLGSQSSSLWNSNDELLSQVRQTCSDRQWRKNIFALLFCNSDQKVKEQSSLFAKSPKLSEPLYELPTYADIERYEDAAQYLRPQSLQHMVYLCLGNENLAYVKAKYFSGLNFSTQNLSFCGAESLNQLDVDSFLYAATIQAKRALEVDREAFDNYQSGNSTAAGKPKILPFVNIQNLLCSEEQSQWWQAAYMVYKNLSNGSDLAELRASLQYGIEAVRGINGPKLDMAIVFKLGQLFVARAQDIVKPIEKAFLEARAESIYKYGLNMMKMHNKGVLEPFRKYFKYAKSQSSAAERDLAAAAEDAVSYLATRYFKKSEYEDLIEELTGIQLPFATYLQAEAYRKLDEASKTPKKTKRMYLDRASDCLNQTLALLKSSAHADPNHPLNSVIHSEIKRLQQASARYLNDSNTVFSPNSIHNNSSTYEDAEEDFYAENPILASGSIMNSTRARRETISNANALMSSHNLEMENLVKQMANTLTMLKDEIMETLKPELRNVTKEISSLKEKLSSVEDAMKKMRISSNPPSRDDASNVLDDLYLIEDTLQQQLYQQQQQTNANQYAPNAGGVSNGPNMMSNSPFMAQQQRLQAAAYNSPMFPPNPHNYPMNFYGHPNQPNPYIMTPQPGAPPINQRPGPLPSLPYLEPTVPVPPAGLNFNMQASSTPLLPPPNQPPAPLAVEPNRTSNLYNLLQQPPVSITPNITNISAAPPTIPTYANTPLTHTTSMSMPVPAANTAPINITPTTTMQFHKTLNNQPVEKGPPANVVITSSDPLPNPNSIPIQSQQQTPLSVTIPSHHIKPSLVSQAPPQQEIAPLANNKTVTTTVSSTTNTFGVTIATSTFSFKPQIAAAAAQANNASQANDTLNKTSESVGSDFNRSGNEEIEYDPRPDFKPIIPLPDEIEVRTGEEDEEVMFCHRAKLFRHLDKEWKERGIGDIKILKNKEGSSRILMRRDQTHKICANHVITPELVLTVPKNETKGFIWAANDFADESLQLEKFFVRFKLPETAKQFQEAFKKAQKEAEEKTTVTATKKEEKPKVTTAVSNATAPFSLAKSNVTNFVTSTPAPKSETGFAGQGKAVFGQPITPVPATTAAANTQASKSLFSGLNLSTKSSTNTETPNKPATTNSTTASPFANFTFGKPAAAPTAVTPAVSVAKVTTTSSTASPFASIFSNLSTSPFTSTPSTTTTTSAAVIPTTVNETANASNLNKSTASDNEDEYVPTAQFNPVIPLPDLVEVNTGEENEVVLFEHRAKLLRFDKEAGEWKERGLGNIKLLQDKDDINKVRLVMRREQIHKLCCNQRIYKDTSFKYAKNSKTALSWAGQDFSENELVTEMLTVRFKLPETCAQFLEAIQKAQALMNSDGEEATSKANEKKKESADAKPAKGFGDAFKPKAGSWSCEACYISNPADQLYCVACDTPKDNTVPKKEANSNILATSSNTKFSFGFGAASPAAGQTPAVTSKPTLGFGTPTATTSITKSKDTATPAAGGFGDAFKPKAGSWTCQGCYLSNEGDAIYCKACDAPKDDTVPKKDANTNILALSNPSQKFSFGFGSPATASTTPKPNEASTPGKAPATAGFGDAFKPKAGSWTCQGCYLSNTADVVYCSACDAPKDDTIPKKDANTNILALSNPSSKFSFGFAATPVTATDSSKSFTFTPPTATSTTLNSTPSTTANAPLGKSTFSFSLSSKAMESPAMPGAGGESTPNTFSLDKKEFSFTLKPKSPGKAGKSPLKFGGAGGDADGGAGDDDGEAEYHEEEENNTYFTPVIPLPDKIEVKTGEEDEELLYVHRAKLYRFIDGEWKERGLGNVKILRHKENKKLRVVMRREQILKICLNHVLNEDVDYKRKDDKSWLFVVNDFSEGEVELEKFSLRFKTKEVAEEFMATVKKALDGTAEVIESPANTSMATPTNNTQASTTAMGISEEDKKKADKLKLPHEFFATKPACTGCRGCDPDKFVFADVKNLSSFVNKEDTQNPLEVMELPALTINKTTINRTLLKQSPLSKTNVKADTTKMNDSIFSGFGGANSTAFTPSATEKPANTTFSFAAALNSTTKPAEEAKTFGTAGSGGFLFGSAATTATTNVGGGSIFGGSAKENTLSFSTTSADKTATKSIFGGSSTNTSSAPIFGGKPVFGSSAPVFGSTATNANDTTKSIFGNSGNTTQSGGNGTGNSIFGSSTNTTTGFGGFGSNNTQGSIFGSSSSALPTFGSLAKDTNTTPSSVATGTTFADLCKTSTAAVDFASLAAKTNANTPQTGDKSAFVDLSKTSTASIDFASLAKAGSNSNSFTKSTDKPGPGGFIGLTHQNAFSNFSKPQAELDASDKNASTTKANESQKSVGGGEGGGDDNEENYDPHYDPIIELPNEVVVSTGEEEETKLFGERAVLYRWDATNKEWKERGVGELKLLLHPAKQSYRLVMRREQIHKLVLNHAVNADFHFNNMNNNPKSFVWATLNYAESNEGELEKLAVRFKKVELAEAFSKHLNDCIENCKKRENN from the exons CGTCACTTACGCAGTTTCACTATTGCAAAACTCTATTATAAAGTCAACGAATTCGCCACAGCCGAACAATATCTTTGCTCTTATTTGAGCGTTAAAGAAGACAATGATCAGGCTCATAAATTACTTGGCCAATGTTATCAACGCCTTAAAAAACCCGACAAAGCTTTACAATCATTTCAGCGTTCCTTACAATTGAATCCCAAACAATCGGATGTTTTAGCCGAAGTTTGTCAACTATTGTTGGACGATAAGAATTTGAATAGTAATAAAGCTAAATATTGGTGTGAATTGGCCGAATCGGAAAAGGTTCAAAATGAGGCTGTATTTTCTTTACGTCTAAAACTTATGAATAAAGATAATCTAGGCACTAATCAGGTGGAGGAATTGATTCAAAAAGAAATCTCCGCACGACCAAATGATGTACAATTGAGAGTGAGACTAGTGCGTAATTAcgtggaaaaaaatcaaatattagaTGCTTTCAAGTATGTACATCAATTGGAGATGAGCCACAAGGATGAATTTGTGACAAGCAGTGAATGGTATAATGTTGTTTGGCTAGTTTTGAATAAATACGAACAAATGCCAAATACCAAAAAAGACTGGGACTTTTGGCTATTGTTGGCCATATGTTTGGAACGTCAGGTTCATATATCATTCTCCTTGACAGCTGGCACCTCTCTAATAGGTGGTGGTGTAACTGAAACAGCAAATTTACTCTTCAACTTGGATCAATATCTTTTTAAGATTTCACAGTTGTCGGAGAAGTTTTGTGCCCAAAAGGAATTGGTAGAATTGTTCCTTGAACATTACCGCGGTCAGTTATTGTTGCATGCCActgctttaatttttaaacgagaattattgcaaaataaaaataaatggaagGAAACTACCAGAGCTGTTTTGCCTCTTTTAATGTTGGCCTATCAAATCGAGGCACCAGACACCAAAGAACCCTGGATGAAACATTGCGATGAGCAAAGTAAACAATTAATAGCTCTGTGGCAGAGAGAGGGATCCTTCCGTTGTGCTCAG atGGGCAGAACTTTACTTTCCTGCATCAACGATGATCCTGCAGTCAACAAGGAAAATGCtcataatattaacaatttattgggTTCTCAGTCATCAAGCTTGTGGAATAGTAATGATGAACTCTTAAGCCAAGTACGCCAAACTTGCAGTGATCGGCAATggaggaaaaatatttttgctttattattCTGCAACAGTGACCAAAAGGTTAAAGAACAATCATCTCTTTTTGCCAAAAGTCCTAAACTGAGTGAACCTCTGTACGAATTGCCAACATATGCTGATATAGAACGTTATGAAGATGCTGCCCAGTACTTAAGACCACAGTCTTTGCAACACATGGTCTATTTGTGTCTGGGAAATGAGAATTTGGCTTATGTAAAGGCCAAATATTTCAGTGGTTTAAATTTCTCCACACAAAATCTATCGTTCTGTGGAGCCGAATCCTTAAATCAATTGGATGTTGATAGTTTCCTTTATGCTGCCACAATACAGGCCAAGAGAGCTTTGGAGGTGGATAGAGAAGCCTTTGATAACTATCAGTCAGGCAATAGCACTGCTGCTGGTAAACCTAAAATTTTGCCATTTGTTAATATACAGAATCTGCTGTGTTCGGAAGAGCAGTCACAGTGGTGGCAAGCTGCGTATATGGTGTACAAAAATCTAAGCAATGGCAGTGATTTGGCTGAACTGAGAGCTAGTTTGCAGTATGGCATCGAGGCTGTTAGAGGCATTAATGGACCCAAGTTAGACATGGCTATTGTATTCAAATTGGGACAATTGTTTGTGGCCCGAGCCCAAGATATTGTAAAACCCATAGAAAAGGCATTCCTTGAAGCCAGAGCCGAATCAATCTATAAATATGGTTTGAATATGATGAAAATGCATAACAAGGGCGTTTTGGAACCCTTCCGCAAATATTTCAAGTACGCTAAGTCTCAAAGTTCGGCCGCTGAACGTGATTTAGCCGCTGCAGCAGAAGATGCTGTTTCATATTTGGCAACACGTTATTTCAAAAAATCCGAATATGAGGATTTAATTGAAGAATTGACAGGTATACAACTGCCCTTTGCCACCTATTTACAAGCCGAGGCTTATCGCAAACTCGACGAGGCCAGCAAGACTCCTAAAAAGACTAAACGCATGTATTTGGATCGTGCCAGTGATTGTCTCAATCAAACTTTAGCTTTACTGAAAAGCAGTGCTCATGCAGATCCCAATCATCCTCTTAACTCCGTCATACACAGCGAAATCAAAAGACTACAACAGGCCTCAGCACGTTATCTAAACGATTCCAACACTGTTTTCAGTCCCAATTCAATACACAACAATTCCAGCACTTATGAAGATGCCGAAGAAGATTTCTATGCTGAAAACCCGATCTTAGCGTCTGGTTCTATCATGAATTCTACTCGTGCTAGACGTGAAACAATATCCAATGCCAATGCTTTAATGTCTTCACACAATCTGGAAATGGAAAATCTAGTAAAACAAATGGCCAACACTTTGACCATGCTCAAAGATGAAATTATGGAGACTCTTAAACCGGAATTACGTAATGTTACCAAGGAAATTTCTagcttaaaagaaaaactctcCAGTGTTGAAGATGCCATGAAGAAAATGAGAATTTCTTCAAATCCACCCTCTAGGGATGATGCCTCTAATGTTTTAGATGATTTGTATCTTATCGAGGACACTTTGCAGCAACAGTTgtatcagcagcaacaacaaacaaatgccAATCAATATGCTCCTAATGCGGGTGGTGTTTCAAATGGGCCAAACATGATGTCCAACTCACCATTCATGGCACAGCAGCAACGTTTGCAGGCGGCAGCTTATAACAGCCCTATGTTTCCACCTAATCCACATAATTATCCCATGAACTTCTATGGTCATCCCAATCAACCCAATCCCTATATAATGACACCACAACCGGGAGCACCACCCATTAACCAACGCCCTGGTCCTCTACCTTCATTGCCGTATTTGGAACCTACAGTACCAGTACCACCGGCTGGTTTGAACTTCAATATGCAGGCATCCTCGACACCTTTATTACCACCACCTAACCAACCTCCTGCACCTTTAGCTGTGGAGCCCAATAGAACTAGCAATTTGTACAATTTGTTGCAACAGCCACCGGTATCAATCACACCCAATATCACCAATATATCAGCAGCACCTCCCACCATACCCACCTATGCAAACACTCCCCTTACCCATACGACATCTATGAGCATGCCAGTACCAGCTGCTAATACCGCCCCAATAAATATAACACCAACCACTACTATGCAAttccataaaactttaaataaccaACCCGTGGAAAAGGGTCCACCCGCTAATGTGGTTATAACTAGCTCTGATCCTTTACCTAATCCCAATAGCATTCCTATACAATCTCAACAGCAAACTCCTTTAAGTGTTACCATACCCTCTCATCATATTAAACCAAGCTTAGTAAGCCAAGCACCACCACAACAAGAAATAGCTCCATTGGCCAACAATAAAACAGTAACAACCACTGTTAGCTCCACTACGAATACATTTGGTGTCACAATTGCTACCTCAACGTTTAGCTTTAAACCTCAAATTGCAGCAGCTGCTGCCCAAGCAAACAACGCTTCCCAAGCCAATGATACCCTTAATAAAACTTCTGAAAGTGTGGGTAGTGATTTTAATAGATCTGGCAACGAGGAAATTGAATACGATCCACGTCCTGACTTTAAACCCATTATTCCGCTGCCCGATGAAATAGAGGTACGCACTGGTGAAGAGGATGAAGAAGTTATGTTTTGCCATAGAGCTAAATTATTCCGTCATTTGGATAAAGAGTGGAAGGAACGTGGTATTGGCGATATTAAGATACTCAAAAATAAGGAGGGTAGTTCTCGCATTTTGATGAGACGTGATCAGACCCATAAAATCTGTGCCAATCATGTCATTACACCCGAATTAGTCTTAACTGTACCCAAGAATGAAACTAAGGGCTTTATATGGGCGGCTAACGATTTTGCTGATGAATCTTTACAATTGGAGAAATTCTTTGTGCGTTTCAAGTTGCCCGAAACAGCTAAACAATTCCAGGAAGCCTTTAAAAAGGCCCAAAAAGAAGctgaagaaaaaacaacagtTACAGCAactaaaaaggaagaaaaaccTAAAGTCACCACCGCGGTATCAAATGCTACGGCACCATTTTCATTGGCCAAGTCAAATGTAACCAATTTTGTTACCAGTACACCAGCGCCAAAGAGCGAGACCGGTTTTGCTGGCCAAGGAAAAGCTGTTTTTGGTCAACCCATAACTCCAGTGCCAGCTACTACTGCTGCTGCCAACACACAAGcttcaaaatcattatttagCGGCCTTAATTTGTCAACAAAATCTTCCACAAACACTGAGACACCAAACAAACCTGCAACCACTAACTCGACTACAGCTTCACCATTTGCTAACTTTACTTTTGGAAAGCCAGCAGCAGCACCTACAGCTGTTACACCAGCTGTAAGTGTGGCTAAAGTCACTACCACCAGTAGTACTGCTTCACCTTTCGCTAGTATCTTTAGCAACTTGTCAACCTCTCCATTCACAAGTACACCCAGTACCACCACTACAACATCTGCTGCTGTTATACCCACTACCGTTAATGAAACGGCCAATGCCAGTAACTTAAATAAATCTACAGCTTCCGACAATGAAGACGAATATGTACCAACAGCACAATTTAATCCAGTCATACCGCTACCAGATCTGGTAGAAGTGAATACGGGCGAGGAAAACGAAGTGGTACTATTCGAACATCGGGCTAAACTCTTGCGATTTGATAAAGAAGCTGGTGAATGGAAAGAACGTGGTCTTGGCAACATTAAACTGTTGCAGGACAAAGACGATATCAATAAAGTACGTTTGGTTATGCGTAGAGAACAGATACACAAGCTATGCTGTAATCAACGTATATATAAAGACACTTCCTTCAAATATGCCAAAAACTCAAAAACCGCTTTATCGTGGGCTGGTCAGGACTTTTCTGAGAATGAGTTGGTTACTGAAATGTTGACGGTACGTTTTAAACTTCCCGAAACTTGTGCGCAATTCTTGGAAGCTATACAAAAAGCCCAAGCCCTTATGAACAGTGATGGTGAGGAGGCCACTTCTAAAGCcaatgaaaagaagaaagaaTCTGCTGATGCTAAACCAGCTAAAGGTTTTGGTGATGCTTTTAAGCCGAAAGCTGGTTCCTGGTCTTGTGAAGCTTGCTACATATCAAATCCTGCTGATCAATTGTATTGTGTAGCTTGTGATACACCTAAAGATAATACGGTTCCCAAAAAAGAAGCCAACTCAAATATTTTGGCCACCAGCAGCAACACTAAGTTTAGTTTTGGTTTTGGCGCTGCTTCTCCAGCAGCAGGACAAACTCCAGCTGTCACTAGTAAGCCTACATTAGGATTTGGTACACCTACAGCCACTACCAGTATCACAAAATCGAAAGACACTGCAACTCCTGCTGCCGGAGGATTTGGTGATGCCTTCAAACCAAAAGCTGGTTCTTGGACGTGTCAAGGTTGTTATTTGTCCAACGAAGGTGATGCTATCTATTGCAAAGCTTGTGATGCCCCTAAGGATGATACCGTTCCCAAAAAAGATGCCAATACCAATATTCTAGCGCTTTCAAATCCTTCACAAAAATTCAGTTTCGGTTTTGGTTCTCCAGCTACAGCTAGTACTACACCAAAACCAAATGAGGCTAGTACACCTGGCAAAGCTCCCGCTACAGCTGGATTTGGTGATGCTTTCAAACCTAAAGCCGGATCTTGGACATGTCAGGGTTGTTATTTATCCAATACAGCAGATGTGGTTTATTGCAGTGCTTGCGATGCTCCTAAAGATGATACTATTCCCAAGAAAGATGCCAATACCAATATATTAGCACTCTCCAATCCATCATCGAAATTCAGTTTTGGATTTGCTGCTACCCCTGTAACAGCTACTGATAGTTCTAAATCATTTACTTTTACACCACCCACTGCAACTTCTACAACATTAAATAGCACTCCTTCGACAACAGCTAATGCACCTTTGGGTAAATCCactttcagttttagtttatccTCCAAAGCTATGGAATCACCAGCTATGCCTGGTGCGGGCGGAGAATCTACTCCAAATACATTTTCTTTGGATAAGAAAGAATTTAGTTTCACTCTCAAACCCAAGAGTCCTGGTAAGGCGGGTAAAAGTCCTTTGAAATTCGGTGGTGCTGGCGGTGATGCTGATGGTGGCGCcggtgatgatgatggtgaaGCCGAGTATCATGAAGAGGAAGAGAATAATACATATTTCACACCTGTTATACCATTGCCAGATAAG ATTGAAGTGAAAACCGGCGAAGAAGACGAAGAACTTTTATATGTACATCGCGCTAAATTATATCGTTTCATTGATGGCGAATGGAAAGAGAGAGGTTTGGGTAATGTCAAAATTTTACGTCACAAGGAGAACAAAAAATTACGTGTTGTCATGAGACGTGAACAAATTCTAAAAATCTGTTTGAATCATGTGCTCAACGAAGATGTTGACTATAAGCGCAAGGATGATAAATCTTGGCTATTTGTGGTTAATGATTTCAGTGAAGGTGAGGTTGAATTGGAAAAATTCTCCTTACGTTTTAAGACCAAAGAAGTGGCGGAAGAATTTATGGCAACAGTTAAAAAGGCTCTAGATGGAACAGCAGAGGTTATTGAGTCACCAGCCAATACATCAATGGCAACACCCACAAATAATACACAAGCATCAACTACAGCTATGGGTATAAGTGAAGAGGATAAAAAGAAGGCAGATAAATTGAAATTACCCCATGAGTTCTTTGCAACTAAACCAGCATGTACCGGTTGTAGAGGTTGTGATCCAGATAAGTTTGTTTTTGCTGATGTTAAAAATCTATCATCATTTGTTAACAAGGAGGATACACAAAATCCATTGGAAGTTATGGAGTTGCCTGCTTTGACCATCAACAAAACGACTATAAATCGCACTTTATTAAAGCAAAGTCCTTTGTCAAAAACCAATGTTAAGGCAGATACCACTAAAATGAATGATAGTATTTTCTCTGGTTTTGGTGGAGCCAATTCTACAGCTTTTACCCCTTCAGCAACAGAAAAACCTGCAAACACCACATTTTCATTTGCAGCAGCTCTGAATAGTACCACTAAACCAGCAGAAGAAGCCAAGACATTTGGAACAGCAGGTTCAGGAGGATTCTTATTTGGTTCAGCTGCAACAACCGCCACAACTAATGTAGGCGGTGGATCGATATTTGGTGGATCAGCCAAAGAAAATACCCTTAGTTTTTCAACTACATCGGCAGATAAGACAGCAACCAAATCCATCTTTGGTGGTAGTAGTACCAATACAAGCTCTGCTCCAATATTTGGCGGAAAACCTGTATTCGGCAGTTCGGCTCCCGTTTTTGGATCTACCGCCACAAATGCTAATGATACCACCAAATCGATATTTGGTAATTCTGGTAATACCACACAAAGTGGCGGCAATGGCACTGGCAATTCCATATTCGGCTCATCTACTAATACTACAACTGGTTTTGGAGGATTCGGCTCGAATAATACACAAGGTTCAATATTTGGCTCAAGTTCCTCGGCTTTGCCTACATTCGGTAGCTTAGCAAAAGATACCAATACAACACCGTCATCAGTAGCAACTGGTACTACATTTGCCGATTTATGTAAAACATCAACAGCAGCTGTAGACTTTGCCAGTTTGGCAGCTAAAACCAATGCAAATACTCCACAGACTGGTGACAAATCCGCATTTGTAGATTTATCAAAAACCTCAACAGCCTCAATTGATTTTGCCAGTTTGGCGAAAGCCGGCTCAAATTCTAACTCCTTTACAAAATCTACTGATAAGCCGGGCCCTGGAGGCTTTATTGGTTTAACACATCAAAATGCTTTTTCCAATTTCTCAAAACCTCAAGCAGAATTAGATGCTTCGGATAAAAATGCTTCCACAACGAAAGCAAATGAATCGCAAAAAAGTGTAGGCGGTGGTGAAGGAGGCGGTGATGATAATGAAGAAAACTATGATCCTCATTATGATCCCATCATAGAATTACCCAATGAGGTGGTGGTCAGCACTGGTGAAGAGGAGGAAACCAAATTGTTTGGAGAGCGAGCTGTACTATATCGTTGGGATGCCACCAATAAAGAATGGAAAGAGAGAG GTGTGGGTgaattaaaacttttactacATCCAGCCAAACAAAGTTATCGCCTGGTTATGCGTCGTGAACAAATTCATAAATTGGTCTTGAATCATGCAGTCAATGCTGATTTTCATTTCAACAACATGAATAACAATCCCAAAAGTTTTGTTTGGGCTACATTAAACTATGCCGAATCCAATGAGGGAGAATTGGAAAAACTAGCGGTGCGTTTCAAAAAGGTGGAATTGGCTGAAGCCTTTAGCAAACACCTTAATGACTGCATTGAAAATTGCAAGAAAcgtgaaaataattaa